The Paenibacillus sp. FSL R7-0345 DNA segment AATAACAAGCAGAAGGTGCAGAAATTTAATCAGCTCCGGCCGGATGAACAGGATGAACAGGATAAGCTCATCCGCAGTATTCTTGGCAAAGCCGGAAAGGGTGTGCATATCGAGCCGCCATTTTATTGCGACTATGGCCAGAATATTGAAGCTGGCGACCATTTCTATGCTAATTTCAACTGTACAATTCTGGATGTCGGCAAGGTCTCGATCGGAAACAATGTGATGTTCGCGCCTAATGTATCTCTGTACACTGCCGGTCACCCGATACACCCGGATTCGCGGAACTCCGGCTATGAGTACGGTATTGCAATCACGATCGGTGACAATGTCTGGATTGGCGGAAATGTAGTAGTCACTCCCGGTGTTACAATAGGCAGCAATGCTGTAATCGGGGCAGGCAGTGTGGTAACGAAGGATATTCCGGACAATGTGGTTGCAGCCGGCAATCCTTGCCGGGTGATCCGTGAAATTACAGAAGATGACCGGAAATATTATTTCAAGGACCGGGAATTTGATGTCGAGGATTACCGGTAAATATAAATGAAATTCTAAGGCTACACTGAAGTGCATCTGTTTTGTTGGCTGCAGGCTGATGGGCAGGTGCACTTTTTTGCCTGAATAATTGTTGTATTTACAACAAATAAAAGATAATATAAATAGTATTAAAGAGGATTGGAGCTGCCGCCATGAAGGAAATTCTGCGAGAAATCGGGATGATTGCCAGAGCTCTGGATTCGATCAGCAATATAGAATTTAAAGAATTTGATCTGACTAAAGGACAATACCTGTACCTTGTCCGCATCTGTGAGCATCCGGGTATCATCCAGGAAAAGGTTGCCGAAATGCTCAAGGTTGACCGTACTACGGCTGCCCGGGCCATCCAGAAGCTGGAGCGGAACGGACTGGTTGAAAAGAGGGATGACCCGCATAACAGGAAGATCAACCTGCTTTTTCCCACTGCTAAGGGTGAACAGATCTTCCCGTATATCCTTAGGGAGCACGAGCATTCGGATAACGTAGCGTTGGCAGGGCTGTCTGAAATGGAGACGGACGCCTTGTTTGAGCTTTTGCAGCGGGTCAGAAGGAATGTAGAGATGGACTGGGAATCAGTAAAGAAGGGCCATAAACGCGAATATTGATTGTACAAAAGGAGCTAACAACGAAATGGAAATAACAATAAGACAATGCAGCCTGGATGACTTAAAGGCACTTCAAGCCCTTAGCATCGAAACCTTTAATGAAACGTTTAAAGACCAGAATTCTCCGGAGGTTATGCAGGATTATCTGGACAATGCTTTTTCTGATGATAAACTGGAGCAGGAGCTGTCACGCACGGGTTCGGCATTCTTTTTTGCCATGGCAGATGGGGAGCCGGCGGGTTATCTGAAGCTGAATATAGATGAGGCCCAGTCCGAAGATACAGGAGCTGACACGCTCGAAATTGAGCGGATCTATCTCAGCAGCAGGTACCATAGAAACGGGCTGGGCAAACACTTGATAAACCATGCGCTGGCTAACGCTGCTCAGCATAATAAAACCCGAGTCTGGCTTGGAGTATGGGAAAAGAATAAGCCGGCAATCGGATTTTATCAAAAAATGGGCTTTGTCCAGACCGGAACGCATATCTTTCAGATGGGCGATGAAGCACAGACAGATCTGATTATGGAAAAACTGCTGTAAAAGCAGGAATTACTGTAATGAAAGGGCTTGCGGAAAGGCTGAAGTTATGGTAAGTTTTAGGAGTCAAATCAAATCTAAACGTTTAAATGGCTAATGGACGATGGTTCGGATGCTTAGACAGGAGAAGCCTATGAGGAAAACCAGCATCAAAGACATTGCACTCAAGGCCAATGTTTCCATTGCTACGGTCTCCTATGTGCTTAACGGAACCCGGAATGTGCGTCCTGAGACTCACCGGAGGGTAACAGAGGCCATAGAAGAACTGAATTATAAGCCTAATGATATTGCCAAGAGCCTGAAACGCAACCGGACGAATACAATCGGGGTAATCGCCGAGGATATCACGGTGTTCAACGCACCGGAGATTATTGACGGTATCAATGATTACGGAGACCGGCACGATCTGCAGATCCTGCTCGTCAATCTCCGGCTGGATAAACGGATTGGTCGCAATTTCGGCGATACGGAGGTTTACCGCAAGTATGCCGAGAATGCCGTATCCGAGCTGCTCCGCAAACAAGTGGACGGAATCATTTACATCGGTGTTCACACCCGTGATTTGACCGGACTTATTGATGTTGAAGGCAAGCCCATTGTGTATACTTACGGGTATACACAAGACAATTTATCCATCCAGTTCAATGATGAACAGGCTTCCTATGAAGCGATGGCTTATCTGGTCAGTAAGGGACACCGGCGGATTGCGATTATCAGCGGTCTGATGGATTCTATTCCATCCAGACACCGGCTGAAGGGTTACTACAGGGCCGTTACTGAATTTGAACTGCCGTTTGATCCCATGCTGATCAAAATGGGGGACTGGGAGCGCGAATCAGGCTACCGGCTGACTGGTGAGCTGCTTGACCTGCCGGAGCCGCCGACAGCGATCCTGTCGATGAATGATGTTATGGTCGTCGGCGTACTCCAGATGGCGGGCGAGCGCGGCGTAAGTATCCCCGGAGATCTCTCGGTCATCGGCTTTGATAACCGCGAGTTCAGCGACTATCTTCAGCCAAGGATTACGACGATGGGATTGCCGCTGCATGAGATGGGCTTTCAGGCAATGGAATCGCTGTACCAGATGATCAACGGAGAACAGGTTCAGCAGCTGAAGATGCCTGAATGCCGGCTGATTGAGCGCGGCTCAGTGAAAGACCTGCACAGTGATGTGAAACACAGCTAGAAACGGCAGTGCCGCCCTGAAGAGGACGGTATCCGTTTCTGCTCGAAGGATAAGGATGAGTGATACAGGAATTCTGGAATTTCTTGTCTTTTGAATACAGATGTGGTTTCACATCATTTCTTTTTTACTCAATTTAAACGTTTAAATTAGCGTCAGGATATGAAAGAGGTGATGGCGTGACTGCTGTA contains these protein-coding regions:
- a CDS encoding sugar O-acetyltransferase — translated: MNQKERMLAGLPYKAWLDGLTEERINNKQKVQKFNQLRPDEQDEQDKLIRSILGKAGKGVHIEPPFYCDYGQNIEAGDHFYANFNCTILDVGKVSIGNNVMFAPNVSLYTAGHPIHPDSRNSGYEYGIAITIGDNVWIGGNVVVTPGVTIGSNAVIGAGSVVTKDIPDNVVAAGNPCRVIREITEDDRKYYFKDREFDVEDYR
- a CDS encoding MarR family transcriptional regulator; the protein is MKEILREIGMIARALDSISNIEFKEFDLTKGQYLYLVRICEHPGIIQEKVAEMLKVDRTTAARAIQKLERNGLVEKRDDPHNRKINLLFPTAKGEQIFPYILREHEHSDNVALAGLSEMETDALFELLQRVRRNVEMDWESVKKGHKREY
- a CDS encoding GNAT family N-acetyltransferase gives rise to the protein MEITIRQCSLDDLKALQALSIETFNETFKDQNSPEVMQDYLDNAFSDDKLEQELSRTGSAFFFAMADGEPAGYLKLNIDEAQSEDTGADTLEIERIYLSSRYHRNGLGKHLINHALANAAQHNKTRVWLGVWEKNKPAIGFYQKMGFVQTGTHIFQMGDEAQTDLIMEKLL
- a CDS encoding LacI family DNA-binding transcriptional regulator; the protein is MRKTSIKDIALKANVSIATVSYVLNGTRNVRPETHRRVTEAIEELNYKPNDIAKSLKRNRTNTIGVIAEDITVFNAPEIIDGINDYGDRHDLQILLVNLRLDKRIGRNFGDTEVYRKYAENAVSELLRKQVDGIIYIGVHTRDLTGLIDVEGKPIVYTYGYTQDNLSIQFNDEQASYEAMAYLVSKGHRRIAIISGLMDSIPSRHRLKGYYRAVTEFELPFDPMLIKMGDWERESGYRLTGELLDLPEPPTAILSMNDVMVVGVLQMAGERGVSIPGDLSVIGFDNREFSDYLQPRITTMGLPLHEMGFQAMESLYQMINGEQVQQLKMPECRLIERGSVKDLHSDVKHS